One genomic region from Streptomyces sp. NBC_01304 encodes:
- a CDS encoding ribonucleoside triphosphate reductase: MTQIDAVDSVTEYLDRRDWRINANANQGYSLGGLVLNTAGKVVANYWLDQVYPQAVGRAHREGDLHLHDLDMLAGYCAGWSLRTLLAEGLGGVPGQIDSAPPRHFSSAVGQIVNFLGTLQNEWAGAQAFSSFDTYMAPYVRKDAMTYDQVLQCVQEMVHNLNVPSRWGTQTPFTNLTFDWTCPEDLREQIPVIGGEEADFAYGELQAEMDLINRAYIEVMTAGDATGRVFTFPIPTYNITADFPWESENAERLFAMTAKYGLPYFQNFLNSELSPGMIRSMCCRLQLDLTELLKRGNGLFGSAEQTGSLGVVTLNCARLGHLHAGDERGLFAALDGLLDLARESLEIKRVTVQELIDGGLYPYTRRYLGTLRNHFSTIGVNGINEMIRNFTHDAYDITAPEGHALAVRLLDHVRARMVAFQEATGHLYNLEATPAEGATYRFAKEDRRRFPGILQAGTDENPYYTNSSQLPVGWTEDPFEALEMQDELQGKYTGGTVLHLYLAERLSDATACRELVRRSLERFSLPYLTVTPTFSICPEHGYLSGEHANCPQCGGDCEVWTRVMGYHRPVASFNIGKKGEHAERLPFRTAAAGAGA; this comes from the coding sequence GTGACACAGATCGACGCCGTGGATTCCGTGACCGAGTACCTGGACCGCCGGGACTGGCGGATCAACGCGAACGCCAACCAGGGGTATTCGCTCGGCGGCCTCGTCCTCAACACCGCCGGGAAGGTCGTGGCCAACTACTGGCTGGACCAGGTCTATCCGCAGGCCGTGGGCCGCGCACACCGCGAGGGCGACCTCCACCTCCACGACCTGGACATGCTCGCGGGCTACTGCGCGGGCTGGTCCCTGCGCACCCTGCTGGCCGAGGGTCTGGGCGGCGTGCCGGGCCAGATCGACTCCGCGCCGCCGCGCCACTTCTCCTCTGCGGTCGGGCAGATCGTCAACTTCCTCGGCACGCTGCAGAACGAGTGGGCCGGGGCCCAGGCGTTCAGCTCCTTCGACACGTACATGGCGCCGTACGTGCGCAAGGACGCCATGACGTACGACCAAGTCCTGCAGTGCGTACAGGAGATGGTGCACAACCTCAACGTGCCCTCCCGCTGGGGCACCCAGACCCCGTTCACCAATCTCACCTTCGACTGGACCTGCCCCGAGGACCTGCGCGAGCAGATACCGGTGATCGGCGGCGAGGAGGCGGACTTCGCCTACGGGGAGCTGCAGGCGGAGATGGACCTGATCAACCGCGCCTACATCGAGGTGATGACGGCCGGGGACGCCACGGGGCGGGTCTTCACCTTCCCGATTCCGACGTACAACATCACCGCGGACTTTCCCTGGGAGAGCGAGAACGCCGAGCGGCTGTTCGCGATGACCGCGAAGTACGGGCTGCCGTACTTCCAGAACTTCCTCAACTCCGAGCTGAGCCCCGGGATGATCCGCTCGATGTGCTGCCGGCTCCAGCTGGATCTGACCGAGCTGCTCAAGCGGGGCAACGGGCTCTTCGGGAGCGCCGAGCAGACCGGCTCCCTGGGGGTGGTCACCCTCAACTGTGCGCGCCTTGGGCATCTGCACGCCGGCGACGAGCGCGGCCTGTTCGCGGCTCTCGACGGTCTCCTCGACCTTGCGCGCGAGAGCCTGGAGATCAAGCGGGTCACCGTCCAGGAGCTGATCGACGGCGGCCTGTACCCGTACACCAGGCGCTACTTGGGGACGTTGCGCAATCACTTCTCCACCATCGGCGTGAACGGCATCAACGAGATGATCCGCAACTTCACGCACGACGCGTACGACATCACCGCGCCCGAGGGCCATGCCCTCGCCGTCCGCCTGCTCGATCACGTACGGGCGCGCATGGTGGCGTTCCAGGAGGCGACCGGGCATCTCTACAACCTGGAGGCGACTCCGGCCGAGGGCGCCACCTACCGTTTCGCGAAGGAGGACCGGCGCCGCTTCCCCGGCATCCTCCAGGCGGGCACGGACGAGAATCCCTACTACACCAACTCCTCGCAGCTGCCAGTCGGTTGGACGGAAGACCCGTTCGAGGCGCTGGAGATGCAGGACGAGCTGCAGGGCAAGTACACCGGCGGCACGGTGCTGCACCTGTACCTGGCGGAGCGCCTCTCCGATGCCACGGCCTGCCGCGAGCTGGTGCGCCGGTCCCTGGAGCGCTTCTCGCTGCCGTACCTGACGGTGACCCCGACCTTCTCGATCTGCCCCGAGCACGGCTATCTGAGCGGCGAGCACGCCAACTGCCCCCAGTGCGGCGGGGATTGCGAGGTGTGGACGCGGGTCATGGGCTATCACCGGCCCGTGGCCTCCTTCAACATCGGCAAGAAGGGCGAGCACGCCGAGCGCCTGCCCTTCCGTACAGCGGCGGCCGGGGCCGGGGCGTGA
- a CDS encoding sensor histidine kinase: MIRTQQPPAKTPPTRTPGSQVPATQALATPPARPARRHRPRTRSLPALPGWGSIRGRVAIVLAVPTCLLLVVTGLGVADRAADWSAARETAGRVDLVLKAQGLVRELQRERGLTNGLLGGAGQYRDDVSAQRNRTDRARLAFEALLAAGGAGADTAGAAADALAPVTALGAVRAHVDDGSADKAPTRTAYTKAIEGLIGAAAAEPVRGDRALADAMGALTALAKATEAVALERGLLNGVFAAGRFKGEEFLDFTEVRADRLAFLRQYADLATPDRTAALDAAFDGRAARTATGQERQAERGADGSRLTVDPASWWASMTTLVDQLHDVQRQIGGEARARADRLGDDATAQLGGFIGLGVLILAVATALALLSARSITRPLGALADEADTVARAGLPAAVARIQDAGADEDISVRTSSEVPDNAREFTQLAAALHNVERTALQLATDQAVLRRNSSESLAGLGRRNQALLSRQLRLITTLESQEVDPDALGELFELDHLATRMRRNAESLLVLAGEESPPRTWSGPVTATEVVQSAIAEVEQYQRVRVVEVQGGLIRGRAVAELAHLLAELIENALVFSPPSHPVEIHGWRDAGEYCLAVVDRGAGMSADELARSNARLTGRDTYLVAPTRHLGHFVVGTLATRLGAQVELRTTGGEGEGAGVTAYVALPAALLHDRRESVRPG, translated from the coding sequence GTGATCCGCACGCAGCAGCCCCCCGCCAAGACGCCCCCCACCCGGACGCCCGGCTCGCAGGTGCCCGCCACGCAGGCGCTCGCCACACCACCCGCGCGCCCGGCCCGACGGCATCGGCCCCGCACGCGCTCGCTGCCCGCCCTGCCCGGCTGGGGCTCCATCCGCGGCCGGGTCGCGATCGTGCTCGCCGTGCCCACCTGCCTGCTCCTCGTCGTGACCGGCCTCGGCGTCGCCGACCGGGCCGCCGACTGGTCCGCGGCGCGCGAGACCGCGGGCCGCGTCGACCTGGTCCTGAAGGCGCAGGGCCTCGTCCGTGAACTGCAGCGCGAACGCGGCCTGACCAACGGCCTGTTGGGCGGCGCCGGACAGTATCGCGACGACGTCTCGGCGCAGCGCAACCGCACCGACCGGGCCCGCCTAGCCTTCGAGGCCCTGCTCGCCGCGGGCGGCGCGGGTGCCGACACCGCCGGTGCCGCGGCGGATGCGCTCGCGCCGGTCACAGCTCTGGGGGCGGTACGCGCCCACGTCGACGACGGCAGCGCGGACAAGGCCCCGACCCGGACCGCGTACACCAAGGCGATCGAGGGGCTGATCGGCGCCGCCGCGGCCGAACCGGTCCGCGGCGACCGGGCGCTCGCCGACGCGATGGGCGCCCTGACCGCCCTCGCCAAGGCCACCGAGGCGGTCGCCCTCGAACGGGGCCTGCTGAATGGGGTGTTCGCGGCCGGCCGGTTCAAGGGGGAGGAGTTCCTCGACTTCACCGAGGTGCGCGCGGACCGCCTCGCCTTCCTGCGGCAGTACGCGGACCTTGCCACCCCCGACCGCACCGCGGCCCTCGACGCCGCCTTCGACGGCCGCGCCGCCCGCACCGCCACCGGCCAAGAACGGCAGGCCGAGCGCGGCGCCGACGGATCCCGCCTCACCGTGGACCCGGCAAGCTGGTGGGCCTCGATGACCACGCTCGTGGATCAACTCCACGACGTACAGCGGCAGATCGGCGGCGAGGCCCGGGCGCGCGCCGACCGGCTCGGCGACGATGCCACCGCTCAGCTCGGCGGATTCATCGGGCTCGGCGTGCTGATCCTCGCGGTGGCGACCGCCCTCGCGCTGCTCTCCGCCCGCTCGATCACCCGGCCGCTCGGCGCACTCGCCGACGAGGCCGACACCGTGGCCCGCGCCGGGCTGCCCGCCGCGGTCGCCCGCATCCAGGACGCCGGTGCCGACGAGGACATCTCCGTACGTACGTCGTCCGAAGTGCCCGACAACGCCCGGGAGTTCACCCAGCTCGCGGCCGCCCTGCACAACGTGGAGCGCACCGCCCTGCAGCTCGCCACCGACCAGGCGGTGCTGCGCCGCAACAGCTCCGAGTCGCTGGCCGGCCTGGGCCGCCGCAACCAGGCACTGCTCTCCCGCCAACTCCGGCTGATCACCACCCTGGAGAGCCAGGAGGTCGACCCCGACGCGCTCGGTGAGCTCTTCGAGCTGGACCATCTGGCCACCCGGATGCGCCGCAACGCCGAGTCGCTGCTCGTGCTCGCGGGGGAGGAGTCGCCGCCGCGGACCTGGTCCGGCCCGGTGACGGCGACCGAGGTGGTGCAGTCGGCGATCGCCGAGGTCGAGCAGTACCAGCGGGTGCGCGTGGTCGAGGTGCAAGGCGGTCTGATCCGCGGCCGGGCGGTGGCGGAGCTCGCCCATCTGCTCGCCGAACTCATCGAGAACGCCCTGGTCTTCTCGCCGCCCTCGCACCCCGTCGAGATCCACGGCTGGCGTGACGCGGGCGAGTACTGCCTCGCCGTCGTCGACCGCGGCGCCGGGATGAGCGCCGACGAACTGGCCCGCTCCAACGCCCGGTTGACGGGCCGGGACACCTATCTCGTCGCCCCCACCCGCCATCTCGGCCACTTCGTGGTCGGCACCCTCGCGACCCGCCTCGGAGCCCAGGTCGAGCTGCGGACCACGGGCGGTGAGGGGGAGGGCGCCGGCGTCACGGCCTATGTGGCCCTGCCCGCCGCGCTGCTCCACGACCGCCGGGAATCAGTCCGGCCCGGGTGA